A region from the Takifugu rubripes chromosome 22, fTakRub1.2, whole genome shotgun sequence genome encodes:
- the asip2b gene encoding agouti-signaling protein 2b isoform X1, giving the protein MRKATGKHVLCFLLLFFPLSWEEDAKKDARKSDNKVCCQGKTRGQFARRKNYLPQEKHILKNKLKVLTPIRRCSRLMESCSPYTPCCDPCASCHCRLFNTICNCWKMSSLCLRKT; this is encoded by the exons ATGAGGAAGGCCACTGGTAAACACGTGCTGTGctttctcctgcttttcttcCCGCTGTCCTGGGAGGAGGATGCAAAGAAAGATGCCAGAAAATCAGACAATAAAG TTTGTTGCCAAGGGAAAACAAGGGGACAATTTGCGAGGCGAAAGAATTATCTTCCACAAGAAAAACATATTCTT AAGAACAAGCTAAAAGTCTTGACCCCTATTCGCCGCTGCAGCCGCTTAATGGAGAGCTGCTCCCCGTACACGCCGTGCTGCGACCCCTGCGCCTCCTGCCACTGTCGCCTGTTCAACACTATCTGCAACTGCTGGAAAATGAGCTCCCTGTGCCTGAGGAAGACATAG
- the asip2b gene encoding agouti-signaling protein 2b precursor (The RefSeq protein has 1 substitution compared to this genomic sequence): MRKATGKHVLCFLLLFFPLSWEEDAKKDARKSDNKVCCQGKTRGLFARRKNYLPQEKHILKNKLKVLTPIRRCSRLMESCSPYTPCCDPCASCHCRLFNTICNCWKMSSLCLRKT; this comes from the exons ATGAGGAAGGCCACTGGTAAACACGTGCTGTGctttctcctgcttttcttcCCGCTGTCCTGGGAGGAGGATGCAAAGAAAGATGCCAGAAAATCAGACAATAAAG TTTGTTGCCAAGGGAAAACAAGGGGACAATTTGCGAGGCGAAAGAATTATCTTCCACAAGAAAAACATATTCTT AAGAACAAGCTAAAAGTCTTGACCCCTATTCGCCGCTGCAGCCGCTTAATGGAGAGCTGCTCCCCGTACACGCCGTGCTGCGACCCCTGCGCCTCCTGCCACTGTCGCCTGTTCAACACTATCTGCAACTGCTGGAAAATGAGCTCCCTGTGCCTGAGGAAGACATAG